The Paenibacillus yonginensis genome segment TGCCCGGCCTGTGAGCAGTTCCGGCACAGCTACAGCAGCGCCTGCTTCTGCGAAGCCGGCTTTAGGCGCTGGCGGTTCCAGGAACCCACGCAGCGTTTGGCGTTCCGGACTGGCCTGGAACATCACGTTATATATGGGACTGCAATCTCTGATCTTCTATGTATTTGTCGCCTGGCTGCCGGACATGCTGCTGAGCCAAGGCTTATCCCACGAACAAAGCGGTTTTATGTTGTCCCTGCTGCAAATCGGTCTTATTCCGTTCACATTTATCATTCCGATTATTGCCGCCCGGAGGAGCAGTCAGCTGGGATTAATGGTTGGAACTGGCTGCTTCTATTTCCTCGGCTTCGCCGGCATTCTGCTTTCGCACGGAAATATGGGCATCCTTTCGTTATCCGTCCTTCTGCTCGGCGTAGCCGGAGGTACATCGTTCAGCCTGGCGATGATGTTCTTCAGCCTGCGGGCACGCACAGCACAGGAAGCCTCCGAAATTTCCGGCATGGCGCAGTCGATCGGTTATCTGCTGGCGGCAACCGGACCTTTCCTGTTCGGCGCTATCCATGATGCGGCGAATTCCTGGAACATGCCGATGCTGCTGCTGTTCGCCGCGGCGGCCGTGCTGATCCTGGTTGGGATCGCACCGTCTAAAGGAAAAAGTTATGTGTTTCCCGAATAATTAGATTATTAATAGATTAGATCATTAATAAATTAGATCAACCCATTAACAGATTATTAGTATGGATTTAAGGAATCCGCTAGAGGAGGAGTCTTATCTTTATGGCCTTTGAAGATATTCGTATCCTGCCGATGGATCACAGTACTGCCCACGATCTAAATGCGGCCAACGACCCCTTCCCTGCACCCGGAAAACTCGTTCCCGCTTTTCAGAATCAGGAATGGACCTTTGAAGAAATCCTGTTTAAACATCCCTACGAAATCAAATTTCCGGATGATAAACTCGACGTCGACGCCTATATCGGCAAACCTGATAAAATCATCTATTTGGCTTACGATCAGGACAAATGCGTCGGACAAATCCGGCTGGTTAAGGATTGGAACCGTATGGCCTACGTGGAAAATATTGCGGTCAAGCAGAGTCACCGGGCTAGAGGAATCGGCAAAATGCTGTTCGCAGCCGGCGAGAAATGGGCTCTGGATCAAGGACTGCGCGGGCTTATGCTGGAGGCGCAGGACGATAACCTCGCAGCCTGCCGTTTCTATTTGAAGCAGGGGATGCAGCTCGGCGGGGTAGATACGTTGAAGCAGACCTTTAATCCAAACATTGAAACAACGCTGTATTTCTATAAAAAGCTGGATTAGCTCCCCACACTAAAAGGGGCTCCGTCCTCCACTGTAAAGAATCAAAAAGCTGGCCCCCGGCACACTGCCGGGCGGCCAGCTTTTTCTTTTTTTTCATCAAACAAACGATCTTAACCCAAATTAATCTCCCGAACCTTCTCCAGGGGAACCTTTGGCTTTCGGTCTTCGGTCAGCAGGCCGTTCACCTCGTGCTGCACGTCCGTAATCTGCGTATAACAGTATCCGGCTATATACGGAATCGACTTAATCGCGCCGGTAATACTGGCGAACCGCTCCAGGAAAGCCTCCTCGCTGTCTACCTGGTTGCCGTACCCCCATCCCTGCTCGCTTTTGAAGGCAATGCCGCCAAATTCACTGATGATAATCGGCTGGCCTTTATAGCCATATCCTTCTGCAAACGGGAATTTCCATTCATTGTAGGTACCGGTGCCGCCGGTAATCAAACTCTTATCCTTGTAGGTTTCATAAAAAGCTTCGCCCCGCTCCACATAATCGTGCAGGGTTAATATATCAGAGACCGTATGCTCCCAGCCGTCATTCGTAATCACCGGACGATAAGGGTCGATGGATTTGGTCAAATGATAAATGCCTTCCGTAAACTTCTGCTGGCGGACGTCATGGAGAATGTTTTGAATGCCCCACGATTCATTAAAGGGCACCCAGGTGATGATGCAGGGATGATTATACTGCTGCTGCACAACCTCCACCCATTCCCTCGAAAAACGCTCCACCGCTTCGTCGTTAAACTCATATGCGGCCGCCATTTCCGACCAGACCAGCAGCCCTTTGACATCGCACCAGTACAGGAAGCGGGCGTCTTCGATTTTCATATGCTTGCGCAGGCCGTTGTAGCCCATCTCCGCAATGGCTTCAATATCTTTGACCAGCGCTTCTTCGGATGGAGGCGTGAGATGGCTGTCCGGCCAATAGCCCTGATCCAGAATCAGCCTTTGATAAAGAGGCAGGTTGTTCAACAGAACTTGTCCGTCTTTGATGGAAATTTTGCGCATGCCGAAATAAGAGCCTACCCGGTCGACTTCCTGATCGCCCTCGTACAGCACAAACTCCACGTCGAACAGATTCGGGTTGCCCGGCGACCACAGGTTCTGCAGCCAAGGCCCGTTGATGCCGTTCATCATGCTGGTTTCCACCGTCAGCCAAGCCCGGTCCACTGAAAGGCCTAGCTTGCGAATCGGCTCGCCTTTAAATGTAATTTCCGCCTCCAGCCTGAGATTTGGTTTGGTTTCTGCTCCATGCAGGCGGAAATCAAACCGGACCATTTGACGGTCGATGTCCGGCGTGATTTTTACCGAATCCAGACGGGTTTCGCTGACATGTTCGAGCCAGACGGCCTTCCAGATGCCCGTGGTCTGTACATAAAAGCCATCGTGATTGCGGCCGGCCCACCGCTGTTTGCCCCGGGGCTGCAGGCAGCTGTCGCTGTCTTCAACCTTCAGCACAATTTCATTGCCCGCGCCCGGCTGGAGCAGATCGGTAATATCAAACGAAAACCGGGCGTACGCCCCCTCATGCTGACCGGCCCAACCGCCGTTTACCCAGCAGGTGGCTTTGTAGTCCACACCTTCAAAATGCAGGATCGTCCGCTTGCCCTCCGCCTCCGGCGGAAGGGTGAATGTCCGGCGGTACCATACCTGCGGATGGAATTTCTCCTCGCCGATCCCGCTCGCTTTGGTTTCATAAGTGAACGGAACGTGAATGGTTTGTCCAATCGGAAAATGTTCAACCCACCGCTGCGCATCCCCGGTTTGCTTGTCGTCAAAGCTGAAATCCCACTCCCCGTTTAAATCTATCCACTGACTGCGGACAAACTGGGGTCTCGGGTAGTTCTCTTTATAAAACTTAGTAGCTGATGTAAGTGTAGCAACCATGATGAACCTGTCCTCTCCATTTCTTGTTAAACCTTTAATGTTTTTCTTTTTTAGAATCTTTTTTCGCCATTCATTACATATATTTCATTTGTTTCTGGCGATTATATAGCCAATTTCAGCAATAGTCAACGTTATAAACCAATAGTTTGGAATAAATATAAAATCAGAACCACCCGTCCAACGGGTGGTTTGCACTAGGGGTATAACCCCTTGTTGCCAAACTGCGCCTAAAGACGCTAGCCTGACCACAAAGCGTTCAGGCTCAGTGTTATTTGTCTCTTTCACTTACCAGTTAAACTGGTTTTACTTTTTCTTGCTCTTGTTGCTGCTGAATGGATCTTCATACTCTTTTACACTCAGCTTATCCACTGCCTGGTCATGTGCCTCTTGCTCTCGAATGTATTTGGCGACGGTGGCTTCATTTAGCCCCACTGTACTTACGTAGTAGCCTTCCGCCCAGAATTTACGATTCCCATACTTATACTTCAAATTGGCATGCTTCTCAAAGATCATGAGTGCGCTTTTCCCTTTTAAATAGCCCATAAAGGAAGACACAGATATTTTCGGTGGAATCGCCACCAGCATGTGCACATGATCCGGCATCATATGTCCTTCTAATATCTCGACTCCCTTGTATTTACATAGACGCTTCATGATTTCAATTAGATCTCGTCTCACTTGATTGTAGATCTCTTTACGTCTATACTTCGGGGTGAACACAATGTGATACTTACACATCCACTTTGTGTGCGCTAAACTAAAGTTTTTATTTGCCATTTAAGACCATCCTTTCGAATTGAGCCTGAACATCTCAATTTTATCGGGATGGTCTTATTGGTGTAACCCTAGATCCCTCCACCCGCATAGCGGGTGGTTTTATATTTCGCGCGTTTCACGCGCTCAACAGGCTGAAGCCTAAAATAAAAAAAGCCATTAATTACATGATTCATGTAATTAATGGCTTTTTAAGTTATACGCAGAGCGCCGCTGCTACCGCTGCCAGCTCTGCTATTTGGGTTACCTCGGATTTCATTTCCCCAAATTGATCTCCCGGATCTTCTCCAGCGGCACCTTCGGTTTCCGGTCCTCGGTCAAAAGGCCGTTAACCTCCTGCTGCACGTCGGTGATCTGCGTGTAGCAGAAGCCGGAAATGTAAGGCGTCGCCTGAATCGCGCCAACGATACTGCCGAACCGTTCCAGGAAAGCTTCCTCGGAAGATACCTGATTGCCGTATCCCCAGCCGCTGTCCGTCTGGAACGCGATGCCGCCGAATTCGCTGATGATGATCGGCTGGCCTTTATAGCCATAGCCCTTGGCAAAAGCGTGTTTCCACTGGTTGAAGGCTACCCCGTTGTTCACCACCACGTCTTTGTCCTTATACATGGCCAGGAAATCCTCGCCGCGTTCCACGTAATCATGCAGGGTCAAAATGTCGGAAACGGTATGCTCCCAGCCGTCGTTCGTCACAACCGGACGGTAAGGATCAATCGCTTTAGTCAAATGGTAGACCGCTTCCGTAAATTTCTGCTGCTTCACTTCACGGCCGATTTGCGGCACGCCCCACGATTCGTTAAACGGCACCCAGGTAATGATGCACGGATGGTTATACTGCTGCGGCACGATCTCCAGCCATTCTCTTGTAAAACGCTCCACAGCTTCGTCGTTAAACTCGTAAGTCGCCGCCATTTCCGACCAGACCAGCATGCCTTTGACGTCGCACCAGTACAGGAAACGGGCGTCTTCGATCTTCATATGCTTGCGCAGGCCGTTGTAGCCCATGGCGGCAATCGCATCGATATCCTCGATCAGAGCTTCCTCGGAAGGCGGGGTCAGATGGCTGTCCTGCCAATAGCCCTGATCCAGAATCAGGCGCTGGTAAAGAGGCCCGTTGTTGAGCAGGATTTGCCCGTTCTCGATCGAAATTTTGCGCATGCCGAAATAGGAAGCGACACAGTCGATTTCCCGTTCTCCTTCGTACAGCACAAACTCCACATCGAACAAATTCGGATTCTGCGGCGACCACAAGCTTTGTTTCCAAGGCCCGCCGGCTTCGTGCAGCACGCTGGTTTCCACCGTGAGCCAGGCTCTGTCGACCGAAAGGCTGAGCGAGCGGACCGGCTGGCCCTTGAGCGTAATCTCCGCTTCGAGGCGCAGGTTGTTTTTCCCTTCTAGACCCTGCATTTGAAAGTCGAAACGGATCATCTGCCGGTCGATATCCGGCGTCATTTTGACACTGTCGATCCGGGTTGCGTTAACATACTCCAGCCACACGCTTTTCCAAATGCCTGTCGTCTGCACGTAAAAACATTCGAAATTGTCGTTGATCCAGCGCTGCTTGCCCCGGGGCTGCGTGCAGCTTTGACTGTCCTCGACCTTCAGCACGATTTCGTTCTCCGCGCCAGGGTTCAGGCTGTCCGTAATGTCGAAGGAAAACGCCGCATAAGCGCCTTCATGTTCGCCCGCAAAAACCCCGTTCACCCAGCAGGTGGCTTTATAATCCACCCCTTCAAAATGCAGCAGGGTCCGTGTGCCCTCCGCTTGTGCCGGAAGCGTCAGCTTTTTGCGGTACCAGACCTGCGGGTGGAACGTCTCCTCGCCGATGCCGCTGGCTTTTGTTTCATAGCTGAAAGGAACGATGATTGTCCGGCCCTCCGGGAACCGGTTCATCCACTGCCCGGCATCCCCGGCCCGTTCGTCGTCAAAGCTGAAATCCCATTCGCCGTTCAAATCCTGCCAGGCTTGGCGGACAAACTGCGGTCTCGGGTAATCTTTGATGTAAGATTTGGTGGTCACAGGTTTTGTAGGTACGGATGTGCTCATAAGTAGCTTCCTCTCTCTCCGTGGTAACATTTATTTTAAAAAAACGGTTGTTAGTCGATTAATGAAACCGTTCCGGCAACGTCAACGCGAGCCTGAACGGTCTGAACGGTCCCGCTTCCCCGCAGGCCGGCCCGGTCTCATGATCCACAGGCTATAGCCGATGATGGCCAGCAGAATCAGCGTCACGCCAAAAGCGGTGCCGGGAGGAATCATAAACCCGTAGGTCCGCTGGCTGGCCGCAATCGCAAAGATCAGCAGGTTGCTCATCAGCAGAAACCACAGTACGTTGCTGCCCATGGCTTCAAGCGGCCTGAACAGCCGGACCGGATAAGGCGAACGCGCCAGCAGCCCATCCGAGAAACGCTCAAGCAGACGCGCCAGCAAATAATAGCCGTACAGCAAGACGGCTGGGCCAAGAATCCACCATACCGACGGGGGAAAACGTTCCGGCAGCAGGCCGTCCTCCGCCCCCAGCCATCTCCAGGCAAACAGCCCTGAAGCCGCCGCCGCTCCGGCAAGCACCCGCCAATCCCAGCCGGTCCGGTATTTGGCGAACAGCATGCCGATCAGATAATAAGGGAAATACGGAACGACCGGGAACGACGCAAAATCGCGGGTCCCAAGCAGCGGCCCCAGCTTGACGGCGTGAATAGCGCCGTACGGGATGAAGGTGGTTCCCAGCAGCAGCAAAGCGATCAGAAATCCGGCCGATTTCCGGCGGACGGCCCATTTCAGCGGCGCAAACAGCACGAGGCCCATGAAAGTGAGATAAGCAAAGGAGATCAGAAACTCCGACCAGCCGGGCATTTCCTGCACCAGCAATATGGGCTTGATCCCTTCCCAGCCCAAAGGCCGGCCGTCGATCAACAAGCGGTAGGCCGCGCCAGACAGCCAGAAAGCGATCAGCATCTTTATGCCGGTGAGCAGCATGCGCGGCGCGGCCTGCCGAAAGCTTTTACCATAATAGGCGAGCTGCGACACGTACCCGAAGCTGAACACAAATCCGGAGAACGTCAGCAGATTGATGACATCAATCCAGCGCTGCCCGGCAGGATAAATCTGCTGGTCGCTGAAGAACTGCAGGCTGTGGCAATAGACCATGCCAATGACCAGCAGGCCTTTGAACAGGTCGATGGAGGTTTCGCGTTTGACCGGTATCTTTTCCAGCCCGCTCATATTCACCCTTTAATGCCCGACATGCTGATGCCTTTGACGATCTGGCGTTCAAAGATGACGAACAAAATGATTATCGGAATCGAAGAAATCGCGTTGATGACCATCGGTTTCACGTAGTCTTCGGAATATTGGCTCATCAGGGTCGGAATGCCCATCGGCAGCGTAAACAGGTTGTCGTCCGTAATGGACAGGAACGGCCACAGGAAGTTGTTCCAGGAGCCGATAAACGTCAGGATCGCCATCGAAGCCATCGCCGGTTTCGTCAGCGGCAGCATCATCCGCGTAAAAATCCGCCACGTGCCCCCGCCGTCAATCTGCACGCTTTCGAGCAGGTCGTTCGGAATGCCGTCGAAGAAGCTTTTGAGCACGATGACCGCTACCGGAGATGCCAGCGCCGGGATGATCAAACCCTGATAGGAATTCAGCAGGCTCATATCCTTGGCCACCTGATACAGCGGAATGATCGTGGCTTCGCCCGGAATCAAAAGTCCCGCCAGCACCAGGAAAAAGGTCAACGTCCGGTAGCGGAACGGCAGCTTGGATAAAGCAAATCCGGCCAAAGCGGCGAACAGCACGGTAAAAATCGTCACAAGCACCGCCACCAGCAGGCTGTTGACAATCCAGTTTGTTAACTTCGTCCCGCTCAGAATCTCGTCATAAACAGCAAATGAATAAGGCGGTTTAAACCAGTCCAGCACGGTGATGATCTTCATGCCTTCTTCCTTGATCGAAACGACTAGCATCCAAACCAGCGGAGCCGCAAACAGAATGGCCATGATGATCGAAAAAATCCGGTAAAACCATTTCATCGCACATCGGCTCCTTTCCGGTTATTCAGCCAATATTGCAGCACGGACAAGATCAGCAAAATGACAAACAGCAGATACGACATGGTGGCCGCGTAGCCGAGGTCGTTTTTCTTGAAACCGGTCTGGTAAATCAGCTGGATGATCGGCCGGGTCTTGTCGAGCGGGCCGCCGCCGGTGATGATATAGATCTGCATAAATACCTTAAAGGAAGCGATGATCTGCAGCATCGTAATGGTGCGGGTGATCGGCGCCAAATAAGGCAGCGTGATCTTCCAGAACATCTGGCGGTCATTCGCCCCGTCGAGCCGGGCCGCCTCGTAAATTTCCTCGGGAATCTCCTGGATCGCCGACAGATGCAAAATAAAATTAAAACCAACGGTCCACCACAAGGTCAGCACAGAGATGGCCACCCAGGCCAGCGCCGTTTCGGTCAGCCAAAACAGCTCTGAGCCTTCGGGCAGAATCCCGAACAGGTGAAGCACCGAGTTCACAAGCCCGGTATAGGGCTGGAACACAAACAAACCCAAATAAGAAGCCACGGCCACCGACAGCACGCTCGGAATAAAAAAGATGCTCCGGTAAAACTTCTGCAGCACCGATTTGCGGTTGGCAATCAGCGCCAGCGTAATCGACAGGACAATCATCGTCGGCGTCGTAAAAACCACAAAGATGGCGGAGTGCCAAAGCGCCTCCCACACTTCACGGTCCTGCAGCACCTCACGGTAGTTGTCCCAGCCGATGTAGCTCATTTTGCGGATCAACGTCCATTTGTAGAACGTCATTTCGACGCCTTTGAGCATCGGCCATATCGTGAACAAGCCGTACACGGCCAGGAAAGGAAGCAGGAACAGCAGCGCCTGAAGGTCCGCCCTCCCTTTCTTCATTCTCATTTTCCGTCCACCCCGTTTCCGGAACGACCGCGGGGCCTGCCTCATGGATTCAAATAGATCCCTTAAGATGGCAGAATCTGCAGCAGGCCTTCGCTTCCGGTTCGTCCCTTAATCCTTATGCCTTGTGCTTTGTGTTTTGTCCGGAGCCGCTCTTAGTCGTTCAGCTCTTTCTGCACGCCTTCCTGCATTTTGTCCATCGCTTCCGCCGGGGTCATTTTGCCTGCCCAGACTTCGTTCAGGAATTTGAAGGATACGTTGTCGCGGATCTGCCAGTTCTTCGTGGACGGCTTGTTGAATTTGACCGTGCCGGCTACGGCCGCGTAATCGCTGCGGTAAGGCATCGCTTTGTATTCCTCTTTCTCCAATACGGAAGGTTTGGAAGGAATATGGCCGGCTTTCGCCCAGATTTGGCCGTTATCAGCGATCCAGTTGGCGAACGTGAGGGCCGCTTTGCGTTTCTCAGGATCGTCTTTCTTGGTTACCGGTAAAATAATCGTATGGGAATCGCCCCAAGTCGCTTCCTGGTCAAAAATCTTCGGAATCGGCATCGCGCCGAATTCCAGGCCTTTTGTGGACTCCCAGGTGCCTGTCGCCCAAACGCCGGTCATCATGATGGCCGCGGTGCCGCTTTGGAAGTTTTTATAGAAATCCGGATCGTTTTTCTTAATGTAACCCTGCGTGTACAGGTTCTGGATAAACTCGGCCGCTTTGATGCCTTTTTCCTTGTCGACCGCCGCTGTCTTCAGATCATCCGCCACCAGGTCGTTGCCGCCAAGCTGCGAGTACAAAGCCCACCAGAAGCGGTAAGGGTCGTCATTGGAGTTGGAAAGCGCAAAAGGAGTAATTTTGGCCGGAAGTTTGTCTTTCAGCGTTTTGAGGAAAGTCATGAATCCGTCCGCCGACTGCTCAAACACAGGTTTGCCGTCTTCGCCCAGCAGGCCGGCTTCCTTCAGCAGCTTAGTGTTATAGAACATGATGAAAGGGTGCGTGTCGATTGGCACCGCGTAATGTTTGCCATCCACAACGGTGGCATTCAGCAGGTTCTGGTTAAAGGAGTTCCAGTCCACGCCCGCGTCGGCCGCCGTTTCGTCCAGGTCGGTAACGACGCCTTGGTCGATCAGATCCGGGAGACGAGAGGTGTGGGAAATGCCGACGTCAGGTCCGTTGCCGTTGCCGACTGCCGTAATCAGCTTGGTGTAGTATTCGCCCCAAGCCAGCTTGGTGTTTTTCACCTGAATATTGGGGTGGGTTTTATTGAATTCGTCAACCATCGCCTGCATGTTGTCCCCGTCCCCGCCGTCAAACAACGTCCAGAAGGATAACGTCACCTTACTGCCGCCGGAATTGCCGGAACCGGAGTCGCTGGAAGCCGCACCACCGTCATTGCCGGATGCTGCTGAGTTGCCGCCATTGTTGCCGCTGGACGAGTTCCCCCCGCCGCTGCTTCCACAGGCGCTTAGAATAACGGAAAAAGACAAGAGCAATGCCAGAACTGCAAAACCGATGCTTCTCTTCTTCATTCGTGTCTCCCCCTTTAATTTAAAGTAAAAGATACAAACACCAATTTCGTTTTATTACATATTTTTTGTATATTTAAGGCGATTATAGGGCCGTATAGACTATATGTCAACGCTTTCAAACAATTATTTTGTAATTAAAAAGAGTGAAAAAGGCCATTAGCTACAGCAATCCTGCAACTAACAGCCTTTTTCAAAAGGAATTTTACCTGCTTATGCGCCTGCTTGTGCGCAGTTTATGAGCAGTCTATGAGAACAACTTATGAACACGCTGATGCGCCGCTTAGGCCTGCGCTTCTTCTTCCTCGGGCACAAAATGCACCTTCATCACCAGATTTTGCTCGTAATCGCCGAACTGCCTGCCGAACAAATTGATCCCGCCCTGATGGACCGCATCCGGCTTGATGCCGATTCTTAAACGGACCTTCGGACTCTGATCCAGATTCAGCTGACTCAGGTTAACCGAAGAAATCTTCTCCATGTCCAGCGTCGTCTTGTCCCGGTCGACCTTCCAGGTCTTGAGCAGGCCGTATTGGGTGGACCAGTCCAGCCACCAGGACGGATTCAGCTTGCCTCTGCGGTCGCCGAAGTCGCCCGGACAGGTCCACATGCCGATCTCGACGCCATTGATCCAGACGGAAATATCGGACGGCCAATTATTGTCGTAATTCGGGGCTTCGGAGCACATCTCCATCGACAGCTCCAGCGCCTCGATGCGCGATCCGGCAGGAATCTCCATCGGCAGCAGATATTCCACATAACCTTTGCGGAACCACATGATCTGGGCGCTGATATGTTTCGGATGATAGAAGCTCGCCGGTTCGTCCTCGCGGATGATCATCCCTTCGGCATTGGCCATGCCGCAGGTCGGCGTCACCTCGCAGTCGCTGTAATGGCCGATTGGCA includes the following:
- a CDS encoding acyltransferase family protein, coding for MSGLEKIPVKRETSIDLFKGLLVIGMVYCHSLQFFSDQQIYPAGQRWIDVINLLTFSGFVFSFGYVSQLAYYGKSFRQAAPRMLLTGIKMLIAFWLSGAAYRLLIDGRPLGWEGIKPILLVQEMPGWSEFLISFAYLTFMGLVLFAPLKWAVRRKSAGFLIALLLLGTTFIPYGAIHAVKLGPLLGTRDFASFPVVPYFPYYLIGMLFAKYRTGWDWRVLAGAAAASGLFAWRWLGAEDGLLPERFPPSVWWILGPAVLLYGYYLLARLLERFSDGLLARSPYPVRLFRPLEAMGSNVLWFLLMSNLLIFAIAASQRTYGFMIPPGTAFGVTLILLAIIGYSLWIMRPGRPAGKRDRSDRSGSR
- a CDS encoding glycoside hydrolase family 2 protein, which translates into the protein MVATLTSATKFYKENYPRPQFVRSQWIDLNGEWDFSFDDKQTGDAQRWVEHFPIGQTIHVPFTYETKASGIGEEKFHPQVWYRRTFTLPPEAEGKRTILHFEGVDYKATCWVNGGWAGQHEGAYARFSFDITDLLQPGAGNEIVLKVEDSDSCLQPRGKQRWAGRNHDGFYVQTTGIWKAVWLEHVSETRLDSVKITPDIDRQMVRFDFRLHGAETKPNLRLEAEITFKGEPIRKLGLSVDRAWLTVETSMMNGINGPWLQNLWSPGNPNLFDVEFVLYEGDQEVDRVGSYFGMRKISIKDGQVLLNNLPLYQRLILDQGYWPDSHLTPPSEEALVKDIEAIAEMGYNGLRKHMKIEDARFLYWCDVKGLLVWSEMAAAYEFNDEAVERFSREWVEVVQQQYNHPCIITWVPFNESWGIQNILHDVRQQKFTEGIYHLTKSIDPYRPVITNDGWEHTVSDILTLHDYVERGEAFYETYKDKSLITGGTGTYNEWKFPFAEGYGYKGQPIIISEFGGIAFKSEQGWGYGNQVDSEEAFLERFASITGAIKSIPYIAGYCYTQITDVQHEVNGLLTEDRKPKVPLEKVREINLG
- a CDS encoding GNAT family N-acetyltransferase, with translation MAFEDIRILPMDHSTAHDLNAANDPFPAPGKLVPAFQNQEWTFEEILFKHPYEIKFPDDKLDVDAYIGKPDKIIYLAYDQDKCVGQIRLVKDWNRMAYVENIAVKQSHRARGIGKMLFAAGEKWALDQGLRGLMLEAQDDNLAACRFYLKQGMQLGGVDTLKQTFNPNIETTLYFYKKLD
- a CDS encoding glycoside hydrolase family 2 protein codes for the protein MSTSVPTKPVTTKSYIKDYPRPQFVRQAWQDLNGEWDFSFDDERAGDAGQWMNRFPEGRTIIVPFSYETKASGIGEETFHPQVWYRKKLTLPAQAEGTRTLLHFEGVDYKATCWVNGVFAGEHEGAYAAFSFDITDSLNPGAENEIVLKVEDSQSCTQPRGKQRWINDNFECFYVQTTGIWKSVWLEYVNATRIDSVKMTPDIDRQMIRFDFQMQGLEGKNNLRLEAEITLKGQPVRSLSLSVDRAWLTVETSVLHEAGGPWKQSLWSPQNPNLFDVEFVLYEGEREIDCVASYFGMRKISIENGQILLNNGPLYQRLILDQGYWQDSHLTPPSEEALIEDIDAIAAMGYNGLRKHMKIEDARFLYWCDVKGMLVWSEMAATYEFNDEAVERFTREWLEIVPQQYNHPCIITWVPFNESWGVPQIGREVKQQKFTEAVYHLTKAIDPYRPVVTNDGWEHTVSDILTLHDYVERGEDFLAMYKDKDVVVNNGVAFNQWKHAFAKGYGYKGQPIIISEFGGIAFQTDSGWGYGNQVSSEEAFLERFGSIVGAIQATPYISGFCYTQITDVQQEVNGLLTEDRKPKVPLEKIREINLGK
- a CDS encoding carbohydrate ABC transporter permease; the protein is MRMKKGRADLQALLFLLPFLAVYGLFTIWPMLKGVEMTFYKWTLIRKMSYIGWDNYREVLQDREVWEALWHSAIFVVFTTPTMIVLSITLALIANRKSVLQKFYRSIFFIPSVLSVAVASYLGLFVFQPYTGLVNSVLHLFGILPEGSELFWLTETALAWVAISVLTLWWTVGFNFILHLSAIQEIPEEIYEAARLDGANDRQMFWKITLPYLAPITRTITMLQIIASFKVFMQIYIITGGGPLDKTRPIIQLIYQTGFKKNDLGYAATMSYLLFVILLILSVLQYWLNNRKGADVR
- a CDS encoding carbohydrate ABC transporter permease yields the protein MKWFYRIFSIIMAILFAAPLVWMLVVSIKEEGMKIITVLDWFKPPYSFAVYDEILSGTKLTNWIVNSLLVAVLVTIFTVLFAALAGFALSKLPFRYRTLTFFLVLAGLLIPGEATIIPLYQVAKDMSLLNSYQGLIIPALASPVAVIVLKSFFDGIPNDLLESVQIDGGGTWRIFTRMMLPLTKPAMASMAILTFIGSWNNFLWPFLSITDDNLFTLPMGIPTLMSQYSEDYVKPMVINAISSIPIIILFVIFERQIVKGISMSGIKG
- a CDS encoding ArsR/SmtB family transcription factor → MLELSFDDPEQLVTVAHALSTRSRVDILRLLVSRNLNVIEISELLKLPVSTVANNIRVLEAAKLINTELLPASRGAMKVCSRNYDDIHIALNQEKSIPKGDIRVYEVDVPIGHYSDCEVTPTCGMANAEGMIIREDEPASFYHPKHISAQIMWFRKGYVEYLLPMEIPAGSRIEALELSMEMCSEAPNYDNNWPSDISVWINGVEIGMWTCPGDFGDRRGKLNPSWWLDWSTQYGLLKTWKVDRDKTTLDMEKISSVNLSQLNLDQSPKVRLRIGIKPDAVHQGGINLFGRQFGDYEQNLVMKVHFVPEEEEAQA
- a CDS encoding ABC transporter substrate-binding protein, yielding MKKRSIGFAVLALLLSFSVILSACGSSGGGNSSSGNNGGNSAASGNDGGAASSDSGSGNSGGSKVTLSFWTLFDGGDGDNMQAMVDEFNKTHPNIQVKNTKLAWGEYYTKLITAVGNGNGPDVGISHTSRLPDLIDQGVVTDLDETAADAGVDWNSFNQNLLNATVVDGKHYAVPIDTHPFIMFYNTKLLKEAGLLGEDGKPVFEQSADGFMTFLKTLKDKLPAKITPFALSNSNDDPYRFWWALYSQLGGNDLVADDLKTAAVDKEKGIKAAEFIQNLYTQGYIKKNDPDFYKNFQSGTAAIMMTGVWATGTWESTKGLEFGAMPIPKIFDQEATWGDSHTIILPVTKKDDPEKRKAALTFANWIADNGQIWAKAGHIPSKPSVLEKEEYKAMPYRSDYAAVAGTVKFNKPSTKNWQIRDNVSFKFLNEVWAGKMTPAEAMDKMQEGVQKELND
- the tnpA gene encoding IS200/IS605 family transposase, translating into MANKNFSLAHTKWMCKYHIVFTPKYRRKEIYNQVRRDLIEIMKRLCKYKGVEILEGHMMPDHVHMLVAIPPKISVSSFMGYLKGKSALMIFEKHANLKYKYGNRKFWAEGYYVSTVGLNEATVAKYIREQEAHDQAVDKLSVKEYEDPFSSNKSKKK